A window of the Palaeococcus ferrophilus DSM 13482 genome harbors these coding sequences:
- a CDS encoding gamma carbonic anhydrase family protein, giving the protein MPVYELDGKKPVIHETAYVDELASVIGDVVIEENASVWPSAVLRGDIERIHVGCCSNVQDNVSIHTSHNQPTVIGKYVTIGHNAVVHGAVIGDYTIIGMGAIILDGAKIGKHVIIGAGALVPPGKEIPDYSLVVGVPGKIVRQLSEQEIEWTKKNAEIYMELAEKHLSSRKKL; this is encoded by the coding sequence CGTTGATGAGCTTGCCTCCGTGATAGGGGACGTAGTAATCGAGGAGAACGCAAGCGTCTGGCCTTCGGCAGTCCTTCGCGGTGATATCGAGCGGATTCACGTTGGCTGCTGCTCCAACGTCCAGGACAACGTCAGCATACACACATCCCACAACCAGCCGACGGTAATAGGGAAGTACGTGACAATAGGGCACAACGCCGTCGTCCACGGGGCAGTTATAGGTGACTACACTATCATTGGAATGGGCGCCATAATCCTCGATGGGGCCAAGATAGGCAAGCACGTCATCATTGGAGCGGGAGCGCTCGTTCCGCCCGGAAAGGAGATTCCCGACTACAGCCTCGTCGTCGGCGTTCCCGGGAAGATAGTCAGGCAGCTCAGCGAGCAGGAAATCGAATGGACTAAGAAGAACGCCGAGATTTACATGGAGCTCGCTGAAAAGCACCTCAGCTCAAGGAAGAAGCTTTAA
- the uppS gene encoding polyprenyl diphosphate synthase gives MRTLYRMASHVPKILLRPVYDFYEDYLLERVKANGRIPNHVAIIMDGNRRWARMQKKPPWYGHLFGSKTLENILDWCRELGIRNLTVYAFSTENFKRSPEEVNALMELFEQKFKELVTDERVHRYGIRVNVLGRKEALPDNVRKAAEEAERATKKYDNYTLNIALAYGGRSEIADAVREIVRDALEGKIRVEEIDEDTIKEYLYYPNMPDPDIVIRTGGELRISNFLLYQIAYSELFFVDVYFPEFRKIDFLRIIREYQKRQRRFGR, from the coding sequence ATGAGAACACTGTACAGGATGGCATCACACGTCCCCAAGATCCTCCTAAGACCCGTTTACGACTTCTATGAGGACTACCTCCTCGAAAGGGTCAAGGCCAACGGCAGAATACCGAATCACGTCGCCATAATCATGGACGGCAACAGACGATGGGCGAGGATGCAGAAAAAACCGCCGTGGTACGGGCACCTCTTCGGATCGAAGACCCTTGAGAACATCCTCGACTGGTGCAGGGAGCTTGGAATAAGGAACCTTACCGTCTACGCCTTCTCCACCGAGAACTTCAAGCGCTCTCCGGAGGAGGTAAACGCCCTCATGGAGCTCTTTGAGCAGAAGTTCAAGGAGCTGGTCACGGACGAGAGGGTTCACAGGTACGGCATAAGGGTTAACGTCCTCGGAAGGAAGGAGGCCCTGCCCGATAACGTGAGGAAAGCCGCTGAGGAAGCCGAGAGGGCCACGAAAAAGTACGACAACTACACCCTCAACATAGCCCTCGCATACGGGGGCAGGAGCGAGATAGCGGACGCTGTGAGGGAGATAGTGAGGGACGCCCTCGAGGGGAAGATACGGGTGGAAGAGATAGACGAGGATACGATAAAGGAGTACCTCTACTACCCCAACATGCCCGACCCCGACATAGTCATAAGGACGGGCGGTGAGTTGAGGATAAGCAACTTCCTCCTCTACCAGATAGCCTACAGCGAGCTCTTCTTCGTTGACGTCTACTTCCCCGAGTTCAGGAAGATAGACTTCCTCAGGATAATAAGGGAGTACCAGAAGAGGCAGAGGCGCTTCGGACGCTGA